Proteins encoded by one window of bacterium:
- the mftC gene encoding mycofactocin radical SAM maturase (MftC is a radical SAM/SPASM enzyme that catalyzes the first two steps in biosynthesis of the electron carrier mycofactocin from the terminal Val-Tyr dipeptide of the precursor peptide MftA.) gives MPLVEHFAAGLNAPICLTWELTYACILACRHCLSSSGRRDPEELSTDEAKAVIDELEQMQVFYVNIGGGEPTIRSDFWEIVDYAAAHHVGVKFSTNGSRITADIARRIAAGDYLDVEISLDGATAAVNDDVRGAGSFATAVAAMERLAAAGVAGFKLSVVCTRRNLGQLDAFEALADRYGAQLRLTRLRPSGRGADVWDELHPTADQQRDLYLWLLDHGEQVLTGDSFFHLGGYGDALPGLNLCGAGRVVCLIDPVGDVYACPFAIHDAFLAGNVRDPSGFTRVWRESELFRSLREPQSAGACSSCSAFDVCRGGCMAAKFFTGLPLAGPDPECVKGHGQAALAGVEPGSIPRPSVDHSRVTFSRRRPDRACDENPLAGSDLVASGV, from the coding sequence ATGCCGCTGGTGGAGCACTTCGCGGCCGGCCTGAACGCGCCGATCTGCCTCACCTGGGAACTGACCTACGCCTGCATCCTGGCCTGCCGCCACTGCCTGTCCAGCTCTGGGCGGCGCGACCCGGAGGAACTCTCGACCGACGAGGCGAAGGCGGTCATCGACGAACTCGAGCAGATGCAGGTCTTCTACGTGAACATCGGCGGCGGCGAGCCGACGATCCGCTCGGACTTCTGGGAGATCGTCGACTATGCGGCGGCCCACCACGTCGGCGTGAAGTTCTCAACCAATGGCTCGCGGATCACGGCGGACATCGCCCGCCGCATCGCCGCCGGCGACTACCTCGACGTCGAGATCTCTCTCGACGGGGCGACCGCCGCGGTCAACGACGATGTGCGCGGCGCCGGTTCGTTCGCCACCGCCGTCGCCGCTATGGAGCGGCTGGCCGCCGCCGGCGTCGCCGGATTCAAGCTCTCGGTGGTGTGCACCCGGCGAAACCTCGGCCAACTCGACGCGTTCGAGGCGCTCGCCGACCGGTACGGGGCGCAGCTGCGACTGACCCGGCTGCGGCCGTCGGGCAGGGGAGCCGACGTCTGGGACGAACTGCACCCCACGGCCGATCAGCAGCGAGACCTCTATCTCTGGTTGCTGGATCACGGTGAGCAGGTGCTGACCGGCGACTCGTTCTTCCACCTGGGCGGCTACGGCGACGCACTGCCGGGACTCAACCTCTGCGGCGCCGGCCGGGTGGTGTGCCTCATCGATCCGGTGGGCGACGTCTACGCCTGCCCGTTCGCCATCCACGACGCCTTCCTGGCGGGCAATGTGCGGGATCCCAGTGGGTTCACACGGGTCTGGCGCGAGTCGGAACTGTTCCGGTCGCTGCGCGAGCCGCAATCGGCCGGCGCCTGCTCGTCCTGCTCGGCGTTCGACGTGTGCCGCGGCGGGTGCATGGCGGCCAAGTTCTTCACCGGGCTGCCGCTCGCCGGACCCGACCCGGAGTGCGTCAAGGGGCACGGGCAGGCGGCGCTCGCGGGCGTCGAGCCGGGTTCGATCCCCAGGCCCTCCGTCGATCACTCACGGGTGACGTTCTCCCGGCGCCGGCCCGACCGGGCATGCGACGAGAACCCTCTCGCGGGGTCGGACCTCGTGGCCTCGGGGGTCTGA
- a CDS encoding amidase family protein, translating to MTAVFNFIPFTSLANIAGVPAMSVPWDRNADNLPVGIHFTAGYGREDVLFRLAGQLEQAHPWPLRSPQADSG from the coding sequence CTGACGGCCGTCTTCAACTTCATCCCGTTCACGTCTCTGGCCAACATCGCCGGCGTGCCGGCCATGTCGGTCCCGTGGGACCGCAACGCCGACAACCTGCCGGTCGGCATCCACTTCACGGCCGGCTACGGGCGTGAGGACGTCCTGTTCCGTCTGGCCGGACAGCTCGAACAGGCACACCCCTGGCCCCTCCGCAGTCCGCAGGCCGATTCCGGCTGA
- the mftD gene encoding mycofactocin biosynthesis FMN-dependent deaminase MftD (MftD, an enzyme found in the mycofactocin biosynthesis locus, performs an oxidative deamination of 3-amino-5-[(p-hydroxyphenyl)methyl]-4,4-dimethyl-2-pyrrolidinone (AHDP). The resulting compound, now called pre-mycofactocin (PMFT), is a biologically active redox cofactor that can oxidize the non-exchangeable NADH of TIGR03971 family SDR-type oxidoreductases.) — protein sequence MGGGWFESVAEARRRAERVLPPSVAAALHAGSEASITLADNTAAFGELGFAPSVAGKAGHRDLSVSVMGQALSMPVLISPVGVQAVHPDAEVAVARAAAARGTAMGLSSFGAKPVEEVVAANPQTFFQVYWAGSRERIEQRLERARAAGAAGLIVTLDWSFVHSRDRGSPFIPQKIDLTAVRKLAPELARRPRWLGRWLRSGRLPGLAVPNMTISGEEPPGFFAAYGEWMQTPPPSWEDLAWLRSQWEGPCMIKGIVRVDDARRAADIGATTVSVSNHGGNNLDGTPATIRVLPAVAEAVGDSVEVLLDGGVRRGADVVKAVALGARAVMIGRAALWGLAADGQAGVENVLDVLRDGIDSVLLGLGRGAVTELDPSDIVVPPDFAVTLGAGG from the coding sequence ATGGGCGGCGGATGGTTCGAGTCGGTCGCCGAGGCCCGTCGGCGCGCCGAGCGGGTGCTGCCGCCGTCGGTCGCCGCGGCGCTGCACGCCGGGTCCGAAGCGAGCATCACGCTCGCCGACAACACGGCGGCGTTCGGCGAACTGGGTTTCGCCCCGAGCGTGGCGGGCAAGGCCGGCCATCGGGACCTCTCCGTCTCCGTGATGGGCCAGGCGCTGTCGATGCCCGTTCTGATCTCACCGGTGGGCGTGCAGGCCGTGCACCCCGACGCCGAGGTGGCCGTCGCCCGAGCGGCTGCCGCCCGGGGCACGGCCATGGGGTTGAGCTCTTTCGGCGCCAAGCCGGTGGAGGAGGTCGTTGCCGCCAACCCCCAGACGTTCTTCCAGGTCTACTGGGCGGGGTCGCGGGAGCGCATCGAACAGCGACTCGAGCGTGCCCGGGCGGCGGGTGCCGCCGGGCTCATCGTGACGCTCGACTGGTCGTTCGTGCACAGCCGCGACCGGGGGAGTCCGTTCATCCCCCAGAAGATCGACCTGACGGCGGTCCGGAAGCTCGCGCCGGAGCTGGCGCGACGACCCCGGTGGCTGGGCCGCTGGCTCCGGTCCGGCAGACTGCCCGGGCTCGCGGTGCCGAACATGACGATCTCCGGGGAGGAACCGCCCGGTTTCTTCGCGGCCTACGGCGAGTGGATGCAGACCCCGCCGCCGTCGTGGGAAGACCTGGCGTGGCTCCGCTCCCAGTGGGAGGGCCCGTGCATGATCAAGGGCATCGTGCGGGTCGACGACGCCAGGCGTGCCGCCGACATCGGTGCCACGACCGTCTCGGTGTCGAACCACGGCGGCAACAATCTCGACGGCACCCCGGCGACGATCCGCGTGCTCCCCGCGGTCGCCGAGGCCGTCGGCGATTCCGTCGAGGTGCTGCTCGACGGGGGCGTCCGTCGCGGCGCCGACGTGGTGAAGGCCGTGGCTCTCGGCGCCCGCGCGGTCATGATCGGCCGTGCCGCCCTGTGGGGCCTGGCCGCCGACGGTCAGGCGGGCGTCGAGAACGTGCTCGACGTCCTCCGCGACGGCATCGATTCGGTACTCCTGGGTCTCGGCCGGGGCGCGGTCACCGAACTCGACCCGTCCGACATCGTCGTGCCCCCGGATTTCGCCGTGACGCTCGGCGCCGGCGGGTAA
- the mftB gene encoding mycofactocin biosynthesis chaperone MftB (MftB, a small protein, is a peptide chaperone that assists the radical SAM enzyme MftC in performing two modifications to the C-terminal Val-Tyr dipeptide of the mycofactocin precursor peptide, MftA. MftB's role is analogous to the role of PqqD in the biosynthesis of PQQ, a cofactor that derives entirely from a Tyr and a Glu in the precursor PqqA.), translated as MDEAGTAATSDVLDRALAVAPEVSVRPEPFGALLYHFGSRRLSFLKDARLLSVIEGLGDAPTARAACAAAGVAAGALPAFERALERLVAGGMLQERGS; from the coding sequence CTGGATGAGGCGGGCACAGCCGCGACGAGCGACGTCCTCGACCGCGCCCTGGCCGTCGCACCGGAGGTGTCGGTGCGCCCGGAGCCGTTCGGCGCGCTGCTCTATCACTTCGGCTCGCGGCGCCTGTCGTTTCTGAAGGACGCGCGGCTGCTGTCGGTGATCGAAGGCCTCGGCGACGCCCCCACGGCGCGGGCCGCATGCGCCGCCGCGGGCGTGGCTGCAGGCGCCCTCCCGGCCTTCGAGCGCGCCCTCGAGCGGCTCGTCGCCGGCGGGATGCTGCAGGAGCGCGGCTCGTGA
- the mftF gene encoding mycofactocin biosynthesis glycosyltransferase MftF (Members of this protein family, MftF, are glycosyltransferases, members of PF00535 (glycosyl transferase family 2). The encoding gene is found as part of the mycofactocin cassette, in Mycobacterium tuberculosis, many other Actinobacteria, and occasional members of other lineages. Mycofactocin itself, a putative redox carrier, is a heavily modified derivative of the C-terminal Val-Tyr dipeptide of the mycofactocin precursor MftA (TIGR03969).): MIEQRAERLRAHRHLRCDGQGAVEDVARRGCARLIQREVARGPAAARNEAWRATDTPIVAFLDADVEVTPGWLAPLLAHFADPAVAAIAPRVRARAADGSTLDRFERHCSPLDMGPLPSIVSPRRRVRYVPSAALLFRRDVLDALGGFDEDLRLGEDVDLIWRAVAAGWTVRYEPSVVVHHRNRPRWAALGRQRYGYGTSAAPLAARHPGYAVPLEIAPWSLAAWLAPVLGGRRGAWAATSIAARRMRQLHERLAGRSETSIADCARTVVRSHLVAGRRAATAVRRTWLPLLVAATASSWGRKLALAALIVDPLASWATSRPSMGPLRWILATLYSDAAYCTGVWRGAVAARSAAALRPQLTRVAGTPAAAPAGAPESGSQPPPG; encoded by the coding sequence GTGATAGAGCAGCGCGCCGAACGGCTCCGGGCGCACCGACACCTCCGGTGCGACGGCCAGGGCGCGGTCGAGGACGTCGCTCGTCGCGGCTGTGCCCGCCTCATCCAGCGTGAGGTCGCACGGGGACCGGCGGCAGCCCGCAATGAAGCTTGGCGGGCGACCGACACCCCGATCGTGGCGTTCCTCGACGCCGACGTCGAGGTGACGCCGGGCTGGTTGGCGCCGCTTCTGGCACATTTCGCCGACCCGGCCGTCGCCGCAATCGCGCCGCGTGTGCGCGCCCGAGCGGCCGACGGCAGCACGCTGGACCGCTTCGAGCGTCACTGCTCGCCGCTGGACATGGGCCCCCTCCCGAGCATCGTCAGCCCACGCCGGCGAGTGCGATACGTCCCCTCGGCGGCTCTGCTGTTCCGCCGCGACGTTCTGGACGCGCTCGGCGGTTTCGACGAGGACCTCCGGCTTGGCGAGGACGTCGACCTGATCTGGCGGGCGGTCGCGGCGGGATGGACGGTGCGCTACGAGCCGTCGGTCGTCGTGCACCACCGCAATCGCCCCAGGTGGGCCGCGCTGGGTCGCCAGCGCTACGGCTACGGAACGTCCGCGGCGCCCCTGGCGGCGCGCCACCCTGGGTACGCAGTCCCGCTGGAAATCGCACCTTGGAGTCTCGCCGCCTGGCTGGCCCCGGTGCTCGGCGGTCGGAGAGGCGCATGGGCAGCGACGTCGATCGCAGCGAGACGCATGCGGCAGTTGCACGAACGCCTTGCGGGGCGCAGCGAGACATCGATCGCGGACTGTGCCCGCACCGTCGTGCGAAGCCATCTCGTCGCCGGCCGGCGGGCGGCAACGGCAGTCCGGCGCACCTGGCTCCCCCTGCTCGTGGCTGCAACGGCGTCGTCCTGGGGCCGGAAGCTGGCACTGGCGGCGCTGATCGTGGATCCGTTGGCGTCCTGGGCGACCAGCCGACCGTCCATGGGGCCGCTCAGGTGGATTCTGGCGACGCTGTACTCCGACGCCGCATACTGCACCGGGGTCTGGCGCGGCGCAGTCGCCGCGCGCTCCGCGGCCGCACTGCGACCTCAATTGACCCGAGTGGCCGGTACTCCGGCGGCAGCGCCGGCCGGCGCGCCCGAGAGTGGATCCCAGCCTCCACCGGGATGA
- a CDS encoding mycofactocin-coupled SDR family oxidoreductase, translating into MPVALITGAARGIGAATAEALAATGWNLVLFDVCRDDPALGYPLASREELGATAQRCGGEAIVGDVRSVGDLERAVELAVDRFGGLDAAVGVAGVLIAAGRVWEMPDEQWHTTLDTNLTGTFHLARAAVPAMLARPAPRSGRFVAVSSAAALKATVRLAAYSASKAGVIGFVRGLAADLADTGITANAVLPGSTDTMLLTHSAEVYGIDDPARFADHHVDHRIIGPEEVAAVVAWLCSEASGALTGAAVPADGGMTAR; encoded by the coding sequence GTGCCCGTCGCGCTGATCACCGGCGCCGCCCGCGGCATCGGCGCGGCCACCGCCGAGGCCCTGGCCGCGACCGGCTGGAACCTCGTGCTCTTCGACGTCTGCCGTGACGACCCGGCGCTGGGCTATCCGCTTGCCAGCCGGGAGGAACTGGGAGCGACCGCGCAGCGCTGCGGTGGTGAGGCGATCGTGGGCGACGTGCGATCCGTGGGCGACCTCGAGCGGGCGGTCGAGTTGGCCGTCGACCGGTTCGGCGGGCTGGACGCCGCCGTCGGCGTGGCAGGCGTGTTGATCGCCGCCGGCCGTGTCTGGGAGATGCCCGATGAGCAGTGGCACACCACCCTCGACACCAACCTCACCGGCACCTTCCATCTCGCGCGGGCCGCGGTGCCGGCCATGCTCGCTCGTCCTGCTCCGCGCTCGGGCCGTTTCGTCGCGGTGTCGTCGGCGGCCGCGCTGAAGGCCACGGTTCGCCTGGCGGCCTACAGCGCCTCGAAGGCGGGCGTCATCGGCTTTGTGCGAGGCCTCGCAGCCGATCTCGCCGACACCGGGATCACCGCCAACGCCGTCCTGCCAGGCTCAACCGACACGATGCTCCTGACCCACAGCGCCGAGGTCTACGGCATTGACGACCCCGCCCGCTTCGCCGACCACCACGTCGACCACCGGATCATCGGGCCCGAAGAGGTCGCAGCCGTCGTGGCGTGGCTCTGCTCCGAAGCCTCCGGCGCGCTCACCGGTGCCGCCGTCCCCGCCGACGGGGGAATGACCGCCCGCTAG